The DNA region CAAGACACCTCAATTTAACTGAAACCAGTCAATCAACAGGCAATCTTAgttcctttcttttcttttcctttttcctctCTTAGAGACAGTGGAGTCAAGTTACAGAAAATGTAAAATATCAGCATCACTCAGAAGCCTTCTTAGATCATATTTCTGGTGTGGGGTCAAAATTGAGTATAATACTCTTTTCCCCTGTTTTTATGCATGTTATTTCAAATTTTCACGAGGTTACAAGAGATGATTTGGACCCCGGTATTTTATATATGTTATTtcaattcagttatatttttgttttctctttgcaTTCTTAATTCTATATGAAGTAATTAATCATATCAATAATAGGATAATTTATATCTGGCGGAGGAATTAACCTATGGAAAAGTAAAGAGGATTGAGTGTGTGTGGAATTAGTTTTGATGCGCACCTAACAGAGGTAATAGGATAAAATTTTGAATTCTTTCGACTAGCCAATGATAGGGTAGTGAAATACCCCTTAGCCAACTTCTCTCGTTCTCCGTTTTAATCCTTATTTAAGCAATTGCGTCTACATGACAGTTGCAATGGGTAGTGTCCTTAAGTAAATAGTTTAGCTATAACCTGACGGTTTATCTAACACATGAGAAGTATAGTTGACACATAGGTTATTAGGATAACATATATAAAACCAGAGGAGATGATTCAATTACTTAGCAATCTCAAGACTTCTCTTTATACGAATCTCTATCTTCATATTTGTTTATTTGCGTAATCACAACACCACTTTCAATTTATATCTACCTAGAACTCATCCAAGAGTTAGTTTGATTTTTTGGTCACTTGGGTTCCATAATTGTAACTTCACAATCTTATATTACGTGAGCAATAAAGTGCACTTACTCTAAAGGCGTGTATTGTTTTTAATCGCAACACTTTGGTGTTCGAGGTTTTAGAATTTTTGTCCTTGATATttctttaatttaggattaCCTAAAGAATTAGACTTCTTAATTTCATCAAAGAGATTAGTAATCAAGAATTAATATCAATATCTCTCGCATAATTTTAGAATACGGGTTAGGCCTAACTTGTTGAGAAATCTCACATTGACTAAAGATATGGTTGAATAAGTCTTTGAAAATGGTAGGGCACCCACCCTGAGCTAGCTCATCGGGTACAGATAGACCAATCCCGAATTATAAGATGGTATCAATGCCTATTTAGATTCATTTATCGGGCAACTAATAAATGAGTCACCCACATATTTTCATTCAAGCAAATTTCATATTCCAGATTTTCAGTTATAGGCGTGAGAGAGGTGCTGAGGAAATCCACATTGACTATAGGTATGACAAAATAAGACGATACAACATACCTCACCCCTAAGTTAGCTTTTGGAATAGAGTCTAGTCTGGTACAAATTCTAAAATCTCATAATATATCTTAGAACTAGAACCAATTATGAAAGAAACATTTAAACACTTAGATTAATTCTGATAATGGATAATCAATTTTGGCACTTGTGAACGTAGCatcaaacatgctattaaatAAAACTAAACTCCTTATAACTTGAAGGATCACAAGTTGACAAGGTATTGTTTTTTGacttttttctaataaaaagaataataataaaaacatgacaaacagcTTTTATTTTTGTGCTTTTTCACATACCACCATTTAAGAAACGTGAATGGTAGTGGACTAACTACTGATGAAAGGTACTTATGCTCCCAATTTGTCTTAATAATAGTTAATACCTTCAAGGGTCCATTTTAGAGCCTCCCACTTAAAAGAATCTGATTCGTTAATTCAAAGGAAATACCATAAAAGTTTCATACTACTCTGTTGGTCTCTATATATATCCCAAGTCCCAACCAGTTTGCTATCATCCAAACTAAGTAAGAAATCTCAGATTCTTAAATCAATTTCAGTTTATCGTTTCCAGCCACAAGAAGGAACCAAGATGGGAGGTAACATGTTCAATTCTGTGTATGTCGATAGATCATCAGAGTCATCCAACATCCTTACCTTCCATTCCACAGCTAAATGGAATGCTCATTTTGATGCCTTCAAACAAACTGACAAGCTGGTATGTTTCAGTACCTACAATAGTCTTTAACTAGTTTCGTAAACCATGTGTTTTCTTAATATGGTCTTTCTTTGCTACAGATGGTGATTGATTTCACAGCTAAGTGGTGTCGACCCTGCAAACTCATGAACCCAGTTATCCAAGAGTTTGCAGCAAAATACACAGATGTTGAGTTCATCAAGATTGATGTGGACGAGTTATGGGTAAGTAACTCATTACTATTTAACTAGTTTACTTAATGTA from Lotus japonicus ecotype B-129 chromosome 2, LjGifu_v1.2 includes:
- the LOC130739898 gene encoding thioredoxin H2-like, encoding MGGNMFNSVYVDRSSESSNILTFHSTAKWNAHFDAFKQTDKLMVIDFTAKWCRPCKLMNPVIQEFAAKYTDVEFIKIDVDELWEVSQKFQVQALPAFILIKKGKAVDKVVGVRKEELKSMIEKHRKLICGHDTMINSERVRSCMFNPDHHRGTRKYLQLRFH